AAGCGGTCGTCGGCGATCGACATCGGCGGCAGGCCGATGTCGGAGAACAGCTTGCCGGATTCCATCAGCGCGGTTATGCGCCCCTCGTGGCGAAACGGCTCGCGCGTCACGGTCGGGTAGTAGATGAGCTGCTCGGTGACCATCTCGCCCAGGAACTCGTCCGACGGCAGCACCTTCTCGATGAACTCGCCGTAGGCGAGGTCCTTCACGAAGCGCACGCCGTGGACGACGATCACCTTCTCGAAGCGCTCGTAGGTCTCGGGATCGCGGATCAGCGACAGGAACGGCGCGAGCCCGGTTCCCGTGCCGAGCAGGTAGAGGTTCTTGCCGGGGGCGAGGTTGTCGAGCACCAGCGTGCCGGTCGGCTTGCGGCTGACCATGATCTGGTCGCCTTCCTTCAGGTGCTGAAGGTGCGAGGTCAGCGGGCCGTCCTTGACCTTGATCGAGAAGAACTCGAGCTCGTCGGCGTAGTGCGGGCTCGCGACCGAATAGGCGCGCAGCAGCGGCTTTCCGTCGACGGGGATGCCGATCATCGTGAACTCGCCGCTGCGGAAGCGGAAGGACGGGTCACGCGTCGTGCGGAAGGAAAACAGGCTGTCCGTCCAGTGGTGGACGGAGAGCACGCGCTCTTCGAGGAACTTGCTCATGGACGACTGAAGGGGCCTCTGCGGCAAACGATAGCCATAGCTAGGGGCGTTTCGCGCCGCAAGCTAGTGTGCTGCGCTGCATCAGCGGCAATAGGAACCGTCAGCCTTCCGGCGCCCGCGCGAGGAGCAATTCCTTACGCGGACGCCCTGTCTCAAGGAATAATCTTCCTCAGATGCCGATGCTGGTATGCCGCAGCAGCAGGAAGACGACGAGAATGATGACGATGATCCCGACGATGCCGAGCCCGCCGCCGCCGTAGTAGCCGGACCGGTGCCCGTAGTAGCCGCCGCCGCCGAACAGCAGGATGATCACGAGGATGAGGAGCAGAAGCGTCATGGGGCCCTCCTAAACGGTCCGACATCGATGGGCAGGGCGAGCCTGAGCGCGAGCCGTGCGACACGTAGGTGACACGAAACGGCACTACCCGGGGCACGATCAATCGCGATCGATTGCACCTTTCCACAACCCTCTCGCCTCAGGCGCGCGCCAGCGCCTCCGGCAGCGCCCGCATGTTGGCGATGATCTCGCCGGCCCCGGCGGCGGCAAGCCGGGCGGCGTGGCCGGGATCGGTGTGGAGGCCCCCGGTGAAGCCGATGACCCGCATGCCGGCCGCGACGCCCGCGGCGACGCCCGCGACCGAATCCTCGATCACCGTGCAGTCCGCTGGCGCGAAGCCCATGCGGGCCGCAGCGTGCAGGAAGAGGTCGGGCGCCGGCTTGCCGTGCGCCACCTCGAGACCGGAGAAGATGTCGTCGCCGAAATAGCCATCGAGTCCGGCCCAGCGGAGGGTCTTCCGGATGCGCTCGGGGTCGGAGGAGGAGGCAACGCAGCGGGGACCGTCGAGCCGCGCGAGCACCTCGGTGGTGCCCGGCACGGCGGCGACCTCGCGCTCGAGCCGCGCCAGCATGCGGGCGCGCATCTGCGCCGCCTGGTCCGGCAGCGGCCGCCCGACGATCGCGGCGATGGCCCGGGCGATGTCGTCGCTTTGCCGGCCGAGGAAGGCTTCGCCGCAGGCCGCGATGTCCATCGGATGGCCGTGCTCGGCCATGATGGCCGACAGCTCCGAGAGCGCGACGACCTCTGAATCGACGAGCACGCCGTCGCAGTCGAAGATGAGCAGCATCGGCACTCCGGGCGGTCGCGGGCGCTTCTTCGACGCCAATGGGGCTCTCCCGTCAAGCTGTTGGGCCTGCGACGAGCTGCCGTGGAACGAGAGACAAGCGGTGCCGTTCTGGTGCCATGGCGAAAGGGCAAGGCAAGGCGGCTGGCACGAGGACGCGGACGGCGAAGCCGAAGGCCGTCGCCCGCGCGACGGAGGCCGTCGCCCAGAAGATCGAGGCCTGCGAGGAGAAGGGCGAGGCCTGCGAGGAGGCGGCCGAGGCCGCCGGGCTCGTCTACGTCAGCGACGAGGATGCCGGCATCACCCGAAAGCGCTCGGGCAAGGGCTGGCGCTACATCGATCCCAAGGGCCGGACGATCAGGGACTACTGGGAGCGCAAGCGCATCGACAAGATCGCCGTGCCGCCCGCCTACACCGACGTCTGGATCTGCCCCGACCCCAACGGCCACATCCAGGCGACGGGCCGCGACGATCGCGGCCGCAAGCAGTACCGCTACCACCCCAAGTGGACCGAGGCGCGCGACACGGCCAAGTACGAGCGGATGGTCGGCTTCGCGCGGCTCCTGCCGGACATCCGCGCGCGCGTCGCCGCAGATATGCGCCGTCACGGGCTGCCGCGCGAGAAGGTCGCGGCGACCCTCGTCGCGCTTCTCGAGAAGACGCTGATCCGCGTCGGCAACGAGGATTATGCCAGGGAGAACAAGAGCTTCGGCCTGACCACCCTGCGCAACAGGCACCTCGAGATCGACGGCTCGAGCCTGCGCTTCGACTTCAAGGGCAAGAGCGGCAAGATGTGGAACCTCGACCTGCGCGACCGCCGCGTGGCGAAGGTCGTCCGCTCGATCCAGGAGCTTCCGGGCCAGAAGCTGTTCCAGTACCTCGACGACGACGGCAAGCGTCAGCCGGTCTCCTCGTCCGACGTCAACGCATACCTCCGCGAGATCACCGGCGAGGACGTCACCGCCAAGGATTTTCGGACCTGGGCCGGCACCGTGCTGGCCTCGCTGGCCCTCGCCGAGTTCGAGACGGTCGACAGCCAGTCCGCTCGCAAGAAGAACGTCAAGGCGGCGATCGAGAGCGTCGCCAAGCGGCTCGGCAACACGCCGACGATCTGCCGCAAGTGCTACGTCCACCCGCGCGTGCTCGATTCCTACCTCGACGGCACGATGCTCGAGAGCATCAAGCAGGAGGTCGAGGACGAGCTCGGCGACCATGCCCACAAGCTGCGCCCGGAGGAGGCGGCGGTGCTCGGCCTGCTGAGCCGCCGCATCGGCCGCGACCTCAGGGCAAGGGCGCAATGACGCTCCCCGCTCATTTGACGCACAACGTTCTTTTCCGTTTTCCCTAACCCATTTGAGGGACGAGCGCC
This Beijerinckiaceae bacterium RH AL1 DNA region includes the following protein-coding sequences:
- the fpr gene encoding Ferredoxin--NADP reductase (ID:RHAL1_00681;~source:Prodigal:2.6) — encoded protein: MSKFLEERVLSVHHWTDSLFSFRTTRDPSFRFRSGEFTMIGIPVDGKPLLRAYSVASPHYADELEFFSIKVKDGPLTSHLQHLKEGDQIMVSRKPTGTLVLDNLAPGKNLYLLGTGTGLAPFLSLIRDPETYERFEKVIVVHGVRFVKDLAYGEFIEKVLPSDEFLGEMVTEQLIYYPTVTREPFRHEGRITALMESGKLFSDIGLPPMSIADDRFMLCGSPAMLADVRGLLDARGWIEGNHGEQGHYVIEKAFVDK
- a CDS encoding Hydrolase (ID:RHAL1_00683;~source:Prodigal:2.6) — translated: MLLIFDCDGVLVDSEVVALSELSAIMAEHGHPMDIAACGEAFLGRQSDDIARAIAAIVGRPLPDQAAQMRARMLARLEREVAAVPGTTEVLARLDGPRCVASSSDPERIRKTLRWAGLDGYFGDDIFSGLEVAHGKPAPDLFLHAAARMGFAPADCTVIEDSVAGVAAGVAAGMRVIGFTGGLHTDPGHAARLAAAGAGEIIANMRALPEALARA
- a CDS encoding DNA topoisomerase I (ID:RHAL1_00684;~source:Prodigal:2.6) gives rise to the protein MAKGQGKAAGTRTRTAKPKAVARATEAVAQKIEACEEKGEACEEAAEAAGLVYVSDEDAGITRKRSGKGWRYIDPKGRTIRDYWERKRIDKIAVPPAYTDVWICPDPNGHIQATGRDDRGRKQYRYHPKWTEARDTAKYERMVGFARLLPDIRARVAADMRRHGLPREKVAATLVALLEKTLIRVGNEDYARENKSFGLTTLRNRHLEIDGSSLRFDFKGKSGKMWNLDLRDRRVAKVVRSIQELPGQKLFQYLDDDGKRQPVSSSDVNAYLREITGEDVTAKDFRTWAGTVLASLALAEFETVDSQSARKKNVKAAIESVAKRLGNTPTICRKCYVHPRVLDSYLDGTMLESIKQEVEDELGDHAHKLRPEEAAVLGLLSRRIGRDLRARAQ
- a CDS encoding hypothetical protein (ID:RHAL1_00682;~conserved protein of unknown function;~source:Prodigal:2.6), whose protein sequence is MTLLLLILVIILLFGGGGYYGHRSGYYGGGGLGIVGIIVIILVVFLLLRHTSIGI